The following are from one region of the Paenibacillus sp. JZ16 genome:
- the dnaI gene encoding primosomal protein DnaI: MESLGELLESMKSPALRRRTEQIMEDLLRNPLIQALRSEYPEIDDRVIRLNLSKLYQYAGDQAHCKACPGLDRCPNDFQGHFSKLDIQRMNGTVEIYERKAPCSLQIAKTNEDQIKKRIRSFYVDEHALNEGYDNMEIMAKDRLRAPAVHQVFKYIRDTKENGLSPRGLYLTGSFGTGKTYLMGYLMHELAKAGHSGVIVYMPDFVEDLKTMMQDGQKLKDMVETMKHCDLLIFDDIGAENLNPWVRDHVLGSILNFRMNRLPTFYTSNYPLDGLEQHLSFTSKDGEELHKGQRLMNRIAPFVDVVHLFGENQRGKF, translated from the coding sequence ATGGAGTCCCTTGGTGAACTGCTGGAAAGCATGAAAAGTCCTGCGCTCCGGCGCAGAACCGAGCAGATTATGGAAGATTTGCTCAGGAATCCTCTGATTCAAGCATTGCGGAGCGAATACCCGGAGATCGATGACCGGGTCATTCGTTTGAATTTAAGCAAACTGTACCAATATGCGGGAGATCAGGCCCACTGCAAGGCATGTCCGGGTCTCGACCGGTGTCCGAATGATTTCCAGGGACATTTCAGCAAGCTGGATATCCAGCGGATGAACGGAACCGTGGAGATCTATGAGCGGAAGGCGCCGTGTTCCCTGCAGATTGCGAAGACCAATGAGGATCAGATCAAAAAACGGATCCGCAGCTTTTATGTCGATGAACATGCCTTGAACGAAGGTTATGACAATATGGAGATTATGGCGAAGGACCGCCTGCGGGCACCTGCGGTGCACCAGGTGTTTAAGTACATCCGGGATACGAAGGAGAATGGGTTGTCTCCGCGCGGCTTGTATCTCACCGGTTCGTTTGGTACGGGCAAGACCTACCTGATGGGCTACCTAATGCATGAGCTCGCGAAAGCAGGCCATTCGGGCGTTATCGTGTATATGCCTGATTTCGTGGAAGATCTGAAGACCATGATGCAGGACGGACAGAAGCTGAAGGACATGGTGGAGACGATGAAGCATTGCGATCTGCTGATCTTTGACGATATCGGAGCGGAGAATTTGAATCCGTGGGTTCGGGATCATGTCCTCGGCTCCATCCTGAATTTCCGGATGAATCGGCTGCCGACCTTCTATACGTCGAACTATCCGCTCGACGGGCTTGAACAGCATCTGAGCTTCACGAGCAAGGATGGCGAGGAGCTTCACAAAGGTCAGCGCTTGATGAACCGGATTGCGCCTTTTGTGGATGTCGTTCATTTATTCGGGGAGAACCAGAGAGGTAAATTCTAG
- a CDS encoding helicase DnaB, with protein MRMTNFLHFTENHRYCVYRDFCLSGLDDKMLGSIYQPMVGAFAVSLYRLLVSHVPVEKVGYSAIEQQRRLFLTLGLEPSEKGRRFLIEQTSKLEAVGLLQTSRMFVPETDDHIYEYELQAPLSPAEFFNTQHLTLLLRDKVGKFAVLSLREELWSKEPLEWSGISFNKENISVPFYDIFELNTHVIDYELEQALEEVAVSRKSTAPPNPQGEGLNYADIILRFPRESRNRVFVERLRYDHEQMGIVNYVVRKYDLSTQDLCRLLDEDGIFTEHGEVVLDDLQHKASLHFRQGMKMQEKRQITAGKVVALRQEMTADPEEPAQEHAVEMEYYVEVPTQFQSKCDIHQYNMMLRNEPYTRLLQTFFPGSVPAQFLDIFEKIDLSYKLPGEVINVLIHYLMSLMAAGGEQRINRNFVEAIASNMLLKQVNSYEKAVQYIRDQAKMKGKQKATTQRTRTYAKGGKVKPEIPVALESDQAEAVSDEEFEEMMRFAAEMQAGSKKGG; from the coding sequence ATGCGCATGACTAATTTTTTACATTTTACCGAGAACCACCGTTACTGCGTATACCGTGACTTCTGCTTAAGCGGCCTGGATGACAAAATGCTTGGTTCGATTTATCAACCGATGGTTGGCGCGTTTGCTGTCAGTCTGTACCGTCTTCTCGTATCGCATGTGCCGGTGGAGAAGGTGGGTTACTCGGCTATTGAACAGCAGCGAAGATTATTCTTGACATTAGGGCTTGAGCCTAGTGAAAAAGGACGCCGATTTCTCATTGAGCAAACCTCGAAGCTGGAAGCGGTAGGTTTACTGCAGACAAGCCGGATGTTTGTCCCGGAAACGGATGACCATATCTATGAATATGAGCTGCAAGCACCGCTCAGTCCAGCGGAGTTCTTTAACACTCAGCATCTGACACTGCTGCTTCGCGACAAGGTGGGGAAATTCGCCGTGCTGTCGTTAAGAGAAGAGCTTTGGAGCAAGGAACCCCTTGAATGGTCCGGTATTTCCTTCAACAAGGAGAACATTTCGGTTCCCTTTTATGATATTTTTGAGCTGAACACGCATGTCATTGATTATGAACTGGAGCAAGCGCTGGAAGAGGTCGCGGTGTCACGGAAGTCCACGGCGCCGCCAAATCCGCAAGGAGAAGGTCTGAACTATGCGGACATTATTCTCCGTTTCCCGCGTGAGTCCCGTAATCGGGTCTTTGTGGAGCGTCTTCGCTACGACCACGAGCAGATGGGCATCGTGAATTACGTGGTGCGGAAATACGATCTCAGCACGCAGGATTTGTGCCGCCTGTTGGACGAGGACGGCATATTTACCGAGCATGGCGAGGTCGTGCTGGATGATCTTCAGCACAAGGCCAGTCTTCACTTTAGGCAGGGAATGAAGATGCAGGAGAAGCGGCAGATTACGGCAGGCAAGGTCGTTGCCTTGCGGCAGGAGATGACGGCCGATCCGGAAGAGCCGGCACAGGAGCATGCGGTAGAGATGGAATACTATGTAGAGGTTCCAACTCAGTTCCAATCGAAGTGCGATATCCACCAATATAATATGATGCTTCGCAACGAGCCTTATACCCGGCTCCTGCAGACCTTCTTCCCGGGCTCGGTTCCAGCGCAGTTCCTGGACATTTTCGAAAAGATTGATCTGAGTTACAAGCTGCCGGGTGAAGTCATCAACGTACTCATTCATTATTTAATGTCACTCATGGCCGCAGGCGGCGAGCAGCGCATCAACCGCAATTTCGTGGAGGCTATTGCTTCCAATATGCTGCTGAAGCAGGTGAACAGCTATGAGAAAGCTGTTCAGTATATACGCGATCAAGCCAAGATGAAGGGCAAGCAGAAGGCGACCACACAACGTACGCGTACATACGCTAAAGGCGGAAAGGTGAAGCCGGAAATTCCAGTGGCTCTGGAATCCGATCAGGCGGAAGCCGTATCGGATGAGGAATTCGAAGAAATGATGCGATTTGCGGCAGAAATGCAGGCTGGCAGCAAGAAGGGCGGATAA
- a CDS encoding YuiB family protein, whose protein sequence is MLQFIPVLVLMILFFVMMFGIGFILNMLMKTTWFPCFLFVIVILPVVVYSLWDRGQMSFWTHVGSFQLVDYLTGVAGLIGAYMSGWTIKTLRIKGFRMF, encoded by the coding sequence ATGCTTCAATTTATTCCTGTGCTCGTGCTGATGATTTTGTTTTTTGTCATGATGTTCGGTATCGGTTTTATCCTAAATATGTTGATGAAGACGACCTGGTTTCCTTGCTTTCTGTTCGTGATTGTCATTTTGCCGGTCGTTGTATACAGCTTGTGGGATCGGGGCCAAATGTCGTTCTGGACTCACGTGGGATCCTTCCAACTGGTGGATTACTTAACGGGAGTTGCAGGTCTGATTGGTGCCTACATGAGCGGATGGACCATTAAGACATTGCGTATTAAAGGCTTTAGGATGTTTTAA
- the hemQ gene encoding hydrogen peroxide-dependent heme synthase codes for MNEAAMTLEGWYALHDFRTINWPAWKAADEEVRAFALDELNAFREEWDAVEAAQKGSTAVYTIVGQKADFVFMLLRETLEELNAIENAFNKTTFAQFTTKAYSYVSIVELSNYLAGSSDEDPMQNPHVIARLKPALPKSKHICFYPMNKKRDLSDNWYMLSMDERKSMMKSHGMIGRGYAGKVKQIITGSVGFDDWEWGVTLFSDDALQFKKLVYEMRFDEVSARFGEFGPFYVGNLLDQASFTDLMKV; via the coding sequence ATGAACGAAGCTGCAATGACGCTTGAGGGCTGGTATGCGCTGCACGATTTCCGCACCATCAATTGGCCGGCCTGGAAAGCTGCAGATGAAGAAGTACGTGCTTTTGCGCTGGACGAGCTGAACGCGTTCCGCGAGGAATGGGATGCCGTCGAAGCTGCCCAAAAAGGCAGTACCGCTGTATATACCATCGTCGGTCAGAAAGCCGATTTTGTATTCATGCTTTTGCGCGAGACGCTGGAAGAGCTGAACGCGATCGAGAACGCCTTTAACAAAACAACGTTCGCCCAGTTTACCACCAAGGCTTATTCTTATGTAAGCATTGTCGAGCTGAGCAACTACCTGGCCGGCTCCTCCGATGAGGATCCGATGCAGAATCCGCATGTCATTGCCCGTCTGAAGCCGGCCCTGCCAAAATCGAAGCATATCTGCTTCTATCCGATGAACAAAAAGCGGGATTTGTCGGACAACTGGTACATGCTCAGCATGGACGAGCGCAAATCCATGATGAAGAGCCACGGGATGATTGGCCGCGGTTATGCCGGCAAGGTCAAACAGATCATCACCGGTTCCGTTGGATTCGACGATTGGGAATGGGGCGTAACCCTGTTCAGCGACGACGCGCTTCAGTTCAAGAAGCTCGTGTACGAAATGAGATTTGACGAAGTAAGTGCGCGTTTCGGCGAGTTTGGTCCGTTTTATGTCGGCAACCTGCTCGATCAGGCTTCATTTACAGATTTAATGAAGGTATAA
- a CDS encoding NAD(P)/FAD-dependent oxidoreductase: MSSIPKIVILGAGYGGILTAQRLQKELNYNEADVTLVNRHDYHYITTHLHMPAAGTDSIENTRVSISKLIDEFKIDLVKSSVQEIRLHDKKVILEDGTLSYDYLVIGLGGEPETFGIPGLAEHAMTIRSINSVRLIREHIEYQFALYKNERRPQERINFVVGGAGFSGIEFVAELADRIPRLCKEYDVDPTLVNIYNVEAAPAALPGFAPELVEYAMNVLEKKGVTFKMGIAIKECLPGGVVLNNGEEIRAATVVWTGGIRGNRLVEAAGFETMRGRVKVDEYLRAPGYENIYIIGDNSLIFNEEGRPYPPTAQMAMQQGVCCAQNIVAAIRDKSMRKFEFHNKGTVASLGRGEGIAVVGDKKYQGWKAAQLKKLVDLRYLFIIGGIPLVLKKGRFR, encoded by the coding sequence ATGAGCAGCATACCGAAGATCGTAATCCTTGGCGCGGGTTACGGAGGCATATTGACAGCGCAGCGGCTGCAAAAAGAGCTGAATTATAATGAGGCCGATGTTACATTGGTGAATCGCCATGATTATCATTATATTACAACGCATTTGCATATGCCGGCAGCAGGAACAGACAGCATTGAGAATACCCGGGTATCCATTTCCAAGTTGATCGACGAATTCAAAATCGACCTGGTCAAATCCTCGGTTCAGGAAATCCGCCTTCACGATAAGAAGGTTATTCTTGAAGATGGAACATTATCCTATGACTATCTTGTCATTGGACTCGGCGGAGAGCCGGAAACCTTCGGGATTCCAGGACTCGCAGAGCATGCGATGACGATCCGAAGCATTAACTCGGTACGATTGATACGTGAGCATATTGAGTATCAGTTTGCTTTATATAAAAATGAGCGCAGACCGCAAGAGCGCATTAACTTTGTGGTTGGCGGAGCCGGATTCAGCGGCATCGAGTTTGTAGCAGAGCTGGCGGACCGCATTCCGAGACTGTGCAAGGAATATGACGTCGATCCGACGCTGGTGAACATTTATAATGTCGAAGCCGCGCCTGCCGCGTTACCGGGGTTTGCACCGGAACTGGTGGAGTACGCCATGAACGTTCTAGAGAAGAAAGGCGTTACCTTCAAGATGGGCATTGCGATTAAGGAATGCCTGCCAGGCGGTGTCGTTCTGAACAATGGCGAAGAGATCCGGGCGGCAACGGTGGTATGGACCGGCGGCATTCGCGGGAACCGTCTGGTGGAAGCAGCCGGTTTCGAAACGATGCGAGGCCGCGTCAAGGTTGATGAATATTTGCGTGCTCCCGGATACGAGAACATTTATATTATCGGCGATAACTCCCTGATTTTTAATGAGGAAGGCAGACCTTATCCGCCAACCGCCCAAATGGCGATGCAGCAAGGCGTGTGCTGTGCCCAAAATATCGTTGCGGCAATTCGGGACAAGTCGATGCGCAAATTCGAGTTCCATAACAAAGGGACGGTAGCTTCTCTTGGACGGGGCGAGGGCATTGCGGTTGTCGGGGATAAGAAATATCAGGGATGGAAAGCGGCCCAGCTGAAAAAGTTGGTGGATCTGCGCTACCTCTTCATTATTGGAGGGATTCCGCTCGTCCTGAAAAAAGGCAGGTTTCGATAA
- a CDS encoding NAD(P)/FAD-dependent oxidoreductase, with protein MTTMPQDSNMTDLLIIGGGPAGMFAAFYGGMRQASVKLIESMPQLGGQLAALYPEKYIYDVAGFPKVTAQELVNNLSAQMELFKTDIRLEEKVQAVEKLEERHFVVKTNLGEHHAKAVIITAGVGAFQPRRLEIEGAEAYEKTNLHYFVNDLSRFKGKKVLISGGGDSAVDWALMIEPIAEQVTLVHRRDKFRAHEHSVEQLMASKVNIVTPTEITELHGEDTITKVTLSHIKTKETQEIEVDDVIVNFGFVSSLGPISEWGIAIESNSIVVDSRMETSIPGIFAAGDITTYPGKVKLIAVGFGEAPTAVNNAKVYFDPEARLAPGHSSNMKL; from the coding sequence ATGACAACGATGCCACAAGACAGCAATATGACGGATCTTTTGATTATCGGTGGCGGACCTGCAGGTATGTTTGCTGCTTTTTACGGCGGAATGCGCCAAGCTTCGGTTAAACTTATCGAGAGCATGCCTCAGCTTGGAGGCCAATTGGCTGCGCTGTATCCTGAGAAATATATTTATGACGTAGCAGGCTTCCCGAAAGTAACCGCTCAAGAGCTTGTGAACAATCTGTCCGCCCAAATGGAGCTCTTTAAAACGGACATTCGTCTTGAAGAGAAAGTACAAGCTGTGGAAAAACTCGAAGAACGTCATTTTGTCGTAAAAACGAATTTGGGTGAACACCACGCCAAAGCTGTTATCATTACAGCCGGTGTAGGAGCGTTCCAACCCCGTCGACTGGAGATTGAAGGGGCAGAAGCATACGAAAAGACCAACCTTCATTATTTCGTCAACGACCTCAGCCGCTTCAAAGGCAAGAAGGTTCTCATCAGCGGCGGCGGCGACTCCGCGGTAGACTGGGCGCTCATGATCGAGCCCATCGCCGAGCAGGTTACACTGGTTCACCGCCGTGACAAATTCCGTGCCCATGAGCATAGTGTGGAGCAGCTCATGGCATCGAAGGTGAACATCGTTACACCAACCGAGATCACCGAATTGCATGGTGAAGATACGATTACGAAGGTTACGCTTTCACATATTAAGACCAAAGAGACGCAAGAGATTGAAGTGGACGATGTCATTGTCAATTTCGGATTTGTGTCCTCTCTCGGTCCGATCTCCGAATGGGGCATCGCCATTGAAAGCAACTCCATTGTGGTGGATTCCCGTATGGAAACAAGTATCCCGGGCATTTTTGCAGCCGGCGATATTACCACCTATCCGGGCAAGGTCAAACTGATCGCTGTTGGATTTGGTGAAGCACCTACCGCCGTGAACAATGCTAAGGTTTACTTCGATCCTGAGGCCAGATTGGCACCCGGCCACAGCAGTAACATGAAATTGTAA
- a CDS encoding sporulation histidine kinase inhibitor Sda → MAMLTDEMLLDSYHMAVELKLEREFITLLLAEIHKRNLDTDSGSILH, encoded by the coding sequence ATGGCTATGTTGACGGATGAGATGCTTCTCGATTCCTATCATATGGCTGTTGAGTTGAAGTTGGAACGAGAGTTCATCACTCTACTGCTAGCCGAAATTCATAAACGGAACTTGGACACCGATTCCGGCAGCATCCTGCATTAA
- a CDS encoding YheC/YheD family protein — protein sequence MAGRQLASKWLKTEALLTDPQVAPYIPATQSYGGDTLVSMLAEHEMVVIKPIIGTGGNGVIRIQKDGTGYLVTHKRRTVHVDTLNSLLYVLSRMRLRRRYMIQQGIHLARIQGRPLDYRVKVVKDRGRWEFRAMLGRLASPGLFVTNICKGGTLLRCGPALRLSLPHINAREKRNEMRQLTRQCITILESRFPGIGELGFDYGLDNEGKIWILEVNTRPS from the coding sequence ATGGCGGGAAGACAACTGGCCAGCAAGTGGTTGAAGACGGAAGCGCTGCTGACCGATCCGCAGGTTGCTCCCTACATTCCGGCTACCCAGTCGTATGGAGGGGATACCCTGGTCTCAATGCTGGCCGAACACGAAATGGTCGTGATTAAGCCGATTATAGGAACCGGTGGTAACGGAGTCATCCGAATACAGAAAGACGGAACGGGATACTTGGTAACCCATAAGAGGCGTACTGTTCATGTAGATACATTGAATTCCCTGTTATACGTACTGAGCAGGATGAGGCTGAGACGGCGCTACATGATACAGCAGGGCATTCATTTGGCCAGAATTCAGGGACGTCCGCTGGATTACCGTGTAAAGGTAGTCAAGGATCGAGGGAGATGGGAATTCCGGGCCATGCTTGGGCGGCTCGCGAGCCCAGGGCTTTTTGTGACGAATATATGTAAAGGGGGGACGCTGCTTCGTTGTGGTCCTGCACTCCGGCTGTCACTGCCCCACATTAATGCGAGGGAAAAGCGCAATGAAATGCGCCAATTAACCAGACAGTGCATAACGATACTGGAATCCCGCTTTCCAGGAATCGGGGAGCTGGGGTTTGATTACGGACTAGACAACGAGGGTAAGATTTGGATTTTGGAGGTTAATACAAGACCAAGCTGA
- a CDS encoding HesB/IscA family protein: MITISDSAAERLKEMLAEQETPNMFLRLGVTAGGCSGFSYAMGFDDQETEADVYMDLQDMKVVVEKDDLKYLNGLEIDFEESGMTGGFTIHNPNATVTCGCGSSFRTATDAGKPNEEPC; the protein is encoded by the coding sequence ATGATTACAATCAGCGACTCAGCTGCAGAACGTTTGAAAGAAATGCTTGCTGAACAGGAAACGCCCAATATGTTCCTTCGACTGGGTGTCACTGCCGGCGGCTGCAGTGGTTTTTCATATGCAATGGGCTTTGACGATCAAGAAACGGAAGCTGACGTATACATGGACCTGCAGGACATGAAAGTCGTTGTCGAGAAGGACGATCTGAAGTACCTGAACGGTCTGGAAATCGACTTCGAGGAATCCGGCATGACCGGCGGCTTCACCATCCACAACCCGAACGCTACTGTCACTTGCGGCTGTGGTTCGTCATTCCGTACGGCAACGGATGCGGGCAAACCGAACGAGGAGCCTTGCTAA
- the mqnE gene encoding aminofutalosine synthase MqnE: MSTIVTPFTDQRMAEIVAKVQNGERLNLEDGVYLYQTDDLLTLGQLANEANLRKNGKKVYFIENMSLYFTNVCESHCAFCNFRKDQGEEGSYTLSGAEMIEYVEQHIHPGIREFHIVGGHNNHVPFQYYVDSLKALSERFPEVTLKAYTAAEIEFFTRISGLSTKEVLQELQKAGLQSLTGGGAEILSDQYRQKMKVDKANVDQYLDVHRTAHKLGMKTHTTMLYGSIESHEDRIRHMLEIRDLQDETGGFMVFIPLSMQPKNKNAGIMRRNSAYEDLKTIAISRLMLDNIDHIKAYFINIGPQLTQVALSFGASDVHGTILKERISHAAGALTPEGLTRKELVWLIQGAGRIPVERDTFYNEIKVYE; this comes from the coding sequence ATGTCCACAATTGTGACACCATTTACCGATCAGAGAATGGCGGAGATCGTTGCGAAAGTCCAAAACGGCGAACGCCTGAATCTTGAAGACGGTGTGTATTTGTACCAAACCGATGACCTGCTGACCCTCGGGCAGCTGGCTAATGAAGCAAATTTGCGCAAGAACGGGAAAAAAGTTTACTTCATTGAGAATATGAGTCTCTATTTCACGAATGTATGCGAATCCCACTGCGCTTTTTGCAATTTCCGGAAAGATCAAGGCGAGGAAGGCTCCTACACCCTCTCCGGCGCTGAGATGATCGAGTATGTCGAGCAGCATATTCATCCCGGGATTCGTGAATTTCACATCGTTGGCGGACATAATAACCATGTGCCGTTCCAGTACTATGTAGATTCCCTGAAGGCATTGAGCGAGCGTTTCCCGGAAGTAACCCTGAAAGCCTATACCGCGGCGGAGATTGAATTCTTCACTCGCATCAGCGGACTCAGCACGAAGGAAGTACTCCAAGAACTGCAGAAAGCTGGTCTTCAGTCTTTAACGGGCGGCGGCGCCGAAATTCTGTCTGACCAATACCGTCAGAAGATGAAGGTGGATAAAGCCAACGTAGATCAATACCTCGACGTTCACCGTACCGCACATAAGCTTGGCATGAAGACGCACACGACCATGCTGTACGGATCGATCGAGAGCCATGAGGACCGGATCCGCCATATGCTGGAAATTCGGGATCTTCAAGATGAAACCGGTGGATTCATGGTATTCATTCCGCTGTCCATGCAGCCGAAGAATAAGAATGCAGGCATCATGCGCCGCAATTCGGCCTACGAGGATTTGAAGACCATTGCCATCAGCCGTCTGATGCTCGATAATATCGACCACATCAAAGCGTACTTCATTAATATCGGACCGCAATTGACTCAAGTTGCTCTCAGCTTCGGCGCTTCCGATGTCCATGGTACGATCCTGAAAGAACGCATCAGCCATGCTGCAGGAGCCTTGACCCCGGAAGGGCTGACACGCAAAGAGCTCGTCTGGCTCATCCAAGGCGCTGGCCGGATTCCGGTTGAACGCGATACCTTCTACAACGAGATCAAGGTTTACGAATAA
- a CDS encoding NAD(P)/FAD-dependent oxidoreductase: MKKLVILGGGYGGLALIQELFSSYLPPDVEVVLIDRMPYQGLKTEYYALAAGTVADTAVRVKFPVYDRLQIVYGEVTSIDLEKRLVNLTNNDPVEYDQLAIALGCTDRYHGVPGAEEFTFSLQSFSASRETYLHLNNLRPYGHVHIIGGGLSGIELAADLRESRPDLNIAILDRGQRVLSSFPNRLSAYIHRWFEEHHVDIHSGVSVSRVEKDAVYNLDVPIATDLAVWTAGIQPVKVVQDLDLPKDRSGRIMLNEWYQVPSHPEVYVIGDCASLPFVPSAQAAGAQAEQVGHVMKALWRDDTPKVSPLKLKGTLGSLGKHAGFGLMGSTSVLGRVPRILKSGVLWKSKRHY, translated from the coding sequence ATGAAAAAGCTCGTCATTCTCGGCGGAGGCTATGGTGGTCTTGCCCTAATTCAAGAATTATTCAGCAGCTATCTTCCTCCGGACGTGGAGGTCGTGCTCATCGACCGCATGCCATACCAAGGACTCAAAACCGAATACTACGCGCTGGCAGCAGGCACCGTGGCCGATACCGCCGTTCGTGTTAAATTCCCGGTGTATGACCGCCTCCAAATTGTATATGGTGAAGTCACATCCATCGATCTAGAGAAGAGGCTTGTTAACCTGACGAACAACGATCCCGTGGAATACGACCAACTCGCCATTGCTCTGGGATGTACGGACCGTTATCATGGCGTACCGGGCGCAGAAGAATTCACGTTTAGCCTGCAATCTTTTTCTGCATCCCGGGAAACCTATTTGCACCTCAACAACCTCAGACCTTATGGTCATGTTCATATCATTGGCGGAGGCTTAAGCGGCATCGAACTCGCTGCCGATCTTCGTGAAAGCCGGCCTGACCTTAATATCGCCATTTTGGACCGGGGACAACGGGTACTTTCTTCTTTTCCTAACCGTTTGTCTGCTTATATTCATCGCTGGTTTGAGGAACACCATGTGGATATCCACAGCGGGGTTTCCGTATCCCGAGTTGAGAAGGATGCCGTGTACAATCTGGATGTGCCTATCGCAACCGACCTAGCCGTATGGACGGCAGGCATCCAGCCCGTAAAGGTCGTACAGGATCTCGATCTGCCAAAAGACCGCAGCGGACGCATTATGCTCAACGAGTGGTATCAGGTTCCGTCCCATCCGGAAGTGTACGTGATCGGCGACTGCGCCAGCCTTCCGTTCGTCCCAAGCGCGCAGGCAGCCGGGGCTCAAGCCGAGCAAGTGGGACATGTCATGAAAGCCTTATGGCGTGATGATACGCCAAAGGTATCTCCGCTGAAGCTCAAGGGAACCCTCGGCTCCCTCGGCAAACATGCGGGCTTTGGTCTCATGGGTAGCACGTCGGTGCTGGGCAGGGTACCAAGGATATTGAAGAGCGGCGTTCTCTGGAAATCCAAGCGTCATTACTAG
- a CDS encoding YuzB family protein yields MSIIIEFCTSNSYFGTDKVLQTLEAKYDCQVIEYGCLTSCGQCYLMPFAYVDGEWVEAPTAEELLDVVIARLESFQDSEEEN; encoded by the coding sequence ATGTCCATTATCATTGAGTTTTGCACAAGCAATTCCTATTTCGGAACGGATAAAGTTCTGCAGACGCTTGAAGCCAAGTACGATTGTCAAGTCATCGAATACGGCTGCCTGACCAGCTGCGGCCAGTGCTACCTGATGCCCTTCGCTTATGTGGATGGCGAATGGGTCGAGGCCCCCACGGCTGAAGAGCTGCTTGACGTTGTCATAGCCAGACTGGAAAGCTTTCAGGACAGCGAAGAGGAAAACTGA
- a CDS encoding NifU family protein, translating to MSENTQTTVYDEVAEVLDKLRPFLQRDGGDVELVDVEDGIVKLKLMGACGSCPSSTITLKAGIERALVEEVEGIQEVVQVF from the coding sequence ATGAGTGAAAACACGCAAACCACTGTATATGATGAAGTGGCTGAAGTGCTTGATAAACTTCGTCCGTTCCTTCAGCGCGACGGCGGTGACGTGGAACTGGTTGACGTTGAAGACGGCATCGTTAAGCTGAAATTGATGGGTGCATGCGGTAGCTGCCCTAGCTCCACCATTACTCTGAAAGCAGGGATCGAACGCGCCCTGGTTGAAGAAGTAGAAGGCATTCAAGAAGTAGTTCAAGTATTCTAA
- a CDS encoding SDR family oxidoreductase, protein MKGKVALITGSATGLGKMTALSLARQGCHLAINYVNSKDEAEALSREIEGFGVKSIAIKADIASERELYSLVDQTEEQLGSIDILVNNAGPFIRERRLFSEYSRDEIVHMVNGNLTGVMLLDHRVLPAMREKKWGRIIHFGFGHAGEARAWPQRSAYAAAKVGLVSFTKTLAVEEAPYGITVNMICPGDIRGANKEKTIDEVSGIQDGLTPRGRSGSGEDVARVIEYLCLDKSDFITGNIMDISGGLDPIRPLIKPE, encoded by the coding sequence TTGAAGGGAAAAGTGGCGCTGATTACAGGCAGTGCGACAGGATTGGGGAAAATGACGGCGCTGTCGTTAGCCCGGCAGGGATGTCATTTGGCTATAAATTATGTAAACAGCAAGGATGAAGCGGAAGCGCTCTCCCGCGAAATCGAGGGGTTTGGCGTGAAGTCCATTGCGATTAAAGCCGATATCGCCAGCGAGCGTGAGCTGTATTCGTTGGTGGATCAGACGGAGGAGCAGCTGGGAAGCATCGATATCCTGGTGAACAACGCAGGGCCGTTCATTCGGGAACGTCGTCTATTCTCGGAGTACAGCCGCGACGAAATCGTACATATGGTGAATGGCAATTTAACCGGCGTCATGCTGCTGGACCACCGTGTTCTGCCTGCCATGCGGGAGAAAAAGTGGGGACGCATCATCCACTTTGGATTCGGACATGCGGGAGAAGCCCGCGCGTGGCCTCAGCGTTCAGCCTACGCTGCCGCTAAAGTGGGCCTGGTATCCTTTACGAAGACCCTTGCGGTGGAAGAAGCCCCGTATGGAATCACCGTGAACATGATCTGTCCGGGGGATATTCGCGGAGCCAACAAGGAGAAGACTATCGATGAGGTATCGGGCATCCAAGACGGGCTGACCCCGCGCGGACGATCGGGAAGCGGGGAGGACGTCGCCAGGGTGATCGAATATTTATGCCTGGATAAGTCGGATTTCATTACCGGCAATATCATGGATATATCCGGCGGGCTGGATCCGATCCGTCCGTTGATTAAACCGGAATAA